One Streptomyces sp. NBC_00554 DNA segment encodes these proteins:
- a CDS encoding VTC domain-containing protein — MTALDSVDAVIGTLRPIGLDELLTRASLLTRLDRKYMLPLADLPFVLGGLDEDSQVLEMDGARQFAYRSVYFDTPEMDGYLGAARSRRRRFKLRIRTYLDSGQHFFEVKTRGPRGTTVKQRIPYEGELGRLGAEARAYADTALAESGIDSGRFRFVPTLTTYYRRTTLFLPATGSRLTADTDLTWTLPDGTALRTPDRTIVETKAGRAGSGADRLLWSLKHRPCPVSKYGTGLAALRPELPSNRWLPVLRRHFPTALDGSPA, encoded by the coding sequence GTGACCGCCCTCGACTCCGTCGACGCGGTCATCGGCACACTGCGGCCGATCGGTCTCGATGAACTCCTCACGCGGGCCTCGCTGTTGACCCGGCTCGACCGCAAGTACATGCTGCCCCTCGCCGATCTGCCCTTCGTCCTCGGCGGTCTCGACGAGGACTCGCAGGTCCTGGAGATGGACGGGGCACGGCAGTTCGCCTACCGGTCCGTCTACTTCGACACCCCGGAGATGGACGGCTACCTGGGCGCCGCCCGCAGCAGACGGCGCCGGTTCAAGCTGCGGATCCGCACGTATCTCGACTCCGGCCAGCACTTCTTCGAGGTCAAGACGCGGGGCCCGCGCGGCACCACCGTCAAGCAACGCATTCCGTACGAGGGTGAGTTGGGGCGGCTCGGTGCCGAGGCGCGGGCCTACGCGGACACGGCGCTCGCCGAGTCCGGGATCGACTCCGGCCGCTTCCGGTTCGTGCCCACGCTGACCACGTACTACCGGCGCACGACCCTCTTCCTCCCGGCCACCGGAAGCCGGCTGACCGCCGACACCGACCTGACCTGGACGCTGCCCGACGGCACCGCCCTGCGCACCCCCGACCGGACCATCGTCGAGACCAAGGCGGGCCGGGCGGGCTCGGGGGCGGACCGGCTGCTCTGGTCGCTGAAGCACCGGCCCTGCCCGGTGTCGAAGTACGGCACCGGGCTCGCCGCCCTGCGCCCCGAGCTTCCCTCGAACCGCTGGCTGCCCGTACTGCGGCGCCATTTTCCGACGGCACTGGACGGGAGTCCGGCATGA
- a CDS encoding DUF4956 domain-containing protein: MLLLVAADLVAVSVLAFGIYFPRHHRRDLVAAFLGVNVGVLAVAMVLGSTSVGIGMGMGLFGVLSIIRLRSYEIAHHDIAYYFSALAIGLLAGLSESLDLLHVGLMLLVVGTLFVGDHPRLFPRYRQQNLRLDSAYTDEDALRADLEVLLGGRVVNLSVRSIDLVNDTTQVEVRYVVPAASRAPKAAKAAKAPGSRTERRVGA; this comes from the coding sequence ATGTTGCTTCTTGTCGCCGCTGACCTGGTCGCCGTCTCCGTGCTGGCCTTCGGGATCTACTTCCCCCGCCACCACCGCCGGGACCTGGTGGCCGCGTTCCTGGGCGTGAACGTCGGCGTGCTCGCCGTGGCGATGGTGCTCGGCTCCACCTCGGTCGGCATCGGCATGGGGATGGGCCTGTTCGGGGTGCTGTCGATCATCCGGCTCCGCTCGTACGAGATCGCGCACCACGACATCGCCTACTACTTCTCGGCGCTGGCCATCGGCCTGCTGGCCGGTCTCTCCGAGTCTCTCGACCTTCTGCACGTCGGGCTGATGCTGCTGGTCGTGGGCACCCTCTTCGTCGGCGACCACCCCCGGCTGTTCCCGCGTTACCGCCAGCAGAACCTGCGTCTGGACTCCGCGTACACCGACGAGGACGCCCTGCGCGCGGACCTCGAAGTGCTGCTCGGCGGACGGGTGGTGAACCTGTCGGTGCGGAGCATCGACCTCGTCAACGACACGACTCAGGTCGAGGTGCGGTACGTCGTTCCGGCCGCCTCCCGGGCTCCCAAGGCGGCGAAGGCGGCCAAGGCACCGGGCTCCCGTACCGAGCGGAGGGTGGGGGCGTGA
- a CDS encoding FG-GAP repeat domain-containing protein: MGRHALRRGGLAAAVSALAVAVAAVTVYSEAGGSAEAATTEAAATTGITLTDPNSDTHRDDRPLTAGTTGFLHRQSGVAGLLWTDYATGTTVTVENASGVYTPSAPCASLGSQCSTAWFGSDGDLVALPTAATTKSVTLWDPATRKTSTFTSSYEYRALAGDTVVTAHTLIDTVDGVRRSRTITGIDGVYGIGASEVVAADSAGVLYGYGSYLSYVDVDTAVATQAFTDVGSNVFYVQSEDRFGWYEPGTGDLHLKSRTDPAGTEQVVDLPPVTIIGQPALGSLDGEPVLIGDWLLLPTHTRTGTAITAHSLADGSTRTLLADADGYAIHTAGDDALVTGGTSATDWWVQRASQAADGSLELAKVSEIPATENAKTGLALSRGSLRVAEDDPASTTSDDTSIRTLTTDGGTTLTASAATASSGVSSACPYAVTSCSVLWGNSGSTPRDVYLSTADDSDTSASDRLIAIPGLELDFATQGGSIVDVSDDYAVYNSGGTTPTQYVGNFQDGQLLKRSVRAAALNGPTLWSATTTAGQITSYSLPEAKTLSTVTIPGAGCVPTELQAAGRWVYWACGTASAGVYDTKAGTSVATTPGDVLLGDGFAVRHDHTTDELVLTDATTGATRAIASGLPDSGLAVDRRYRWTVDEYTGLVAWFDLHERTHVATTGVTPSTTTVFETKTADDLVWAKSSDTDSKTWNGNWLLSRPISSWSLTFTSVESGETGKATRTVTGGAATAWLAPTWNGKATNGSYFPNGRFKWTLKVTGLGSTAATTLTSGTGTVFGGSAVRHDFNSIEGEPDGVGDVLTLNSSGGLSYQHGTGGGKFSEKTTGSGWATSIKAVPFGDLSGDRCNDVLVRLSSGALRLYKPGCGSAVKPTTSYTSLGASGWNQYDILTSPGDVSGDGRPDLIARNTSTGAVYLYKGTSAGKLSARVKLYDNWKTYKKIVGTGDLNGDGIGDLVAQDKANNLYRYYGKGNGTFAARVKVFANWGGSYNVIVGVGDLNRDGKADLVSRDTAGNLWRNYGNGAGSFGARTKIATGWGGYKSLS, from the coding sequence GTGGGCAGACACGCCCTGAGACGGGGCGGTCTTGCCGCAGCCGTCTCCGCACTCGCGGTCGCCGTCGCGGCCGTCACCGTTTACTCCGAGGCCGGCGGTTCCGCCGAGGCGGCCACCACCGAAGCCGCGGCCACCACCGGGATCACGCTCACCGACCCGAACTCGGACACGCATCGCGACGACCGGCCGCTCACCGCCGGCACGACCGGCTTCCTGCACCGGCAGAGCGGGGTCGCCGGACTGCTGTGGACGGACTACGCGACCGGCACGACGGTCACCGTGGAGAACGCGAGCGGCGTCTACACGCCCTCGGCGCCCTGCGCGTCCCTCGGCTCGCAGTGCTCGACCGCCTGGTTCGGCTCGGACGGCGACCTGGTCGCCCTGCCGACGGCCGCGACCACCAAGTCCGTCACCCTCTGGGACCCGGCGACCCGCAAGACGTCGACCTTCACGTCCTCCTACGAATACCGGGCGCTGGCCGGTGACACGGTCGTCACCGCGCACACCCTGATCGACACCGTGGACGGCGTACGGCGCTCTCGGACCATTACCGGCATCGACGGCGTGTACGGCATCGGGGCCTCCGAGGTCGTGGCCGCGGACTCCGCCGGTGTGCTGTACGGGTACGGCAGTTACCTGTCCTACGTCGACGTCGACACGGCCGTCGCCACCCAGGCCTTCACCGACGTCGGCTCCAACGTGTTCTACGTACAGAGCGAGGACCGGTTCGGCTGGTACGAGCCCGGCACCGGCGACCTCCACCTCAAGTCCCGTACCGACCCTGCGGGGACGGAACAGGTCGTCGACCTCCCGCCCGTCACGATCATCGGCCAGCCGGCCCTCGGCTCCCTCGACGGCGAGCCGGTCCTGATCGGCGACTGGCTGCTGCTGCCCACGCACACGCGCACCGGCACCGCGATCACGGCCCACTCGCTCGCCGACGGCTCCACGCGGACCCTGCTGGCCGACGCGGACGGGTACGCGATCCACACCGCCGGCGACGACGCCCTCGTCACGGGCGGCACCAGCGCAACCGACTGGTGGGTGCAGCGCGCGAGCCAGGCGGCGGACGGCTCCCTGGAGCTGGCAAAGGTGTCCGAGATCCCGGCGACGGAGAACGCCAAGACGGGCCTCGCGCTCAGCCGGGGCAGCCTGCGCGTGGCGGAGGACGACCCCGCCTCCACCACCAGTGACGACACGTCGATACGGACCCTGACCACGGACGGCGGCACCACGCTGACCGCCTCCGCCGCCACGGCGTCCTCCGGGGTCAGCTCCGCATGCCCGTACGCCGTCACCAGTTGCTCGGTGCTGTGGGGCAACAGCGGCAGCACTCCCAGGGACGTCTACCTCAGCACGGCCGACGACAGCGACACCTCGGCTTCGGACAGGCTGATCGCCATCCCGGGCCTCGAACTGGACTTCGCGACCCAGGGCGGCTCCATCGTCGACGTCTCCGACGACTACGCGGTGTACAACTCCGGCGGCACCACGCCCACGCAGTACGTCGGCAACTTCCAGGACGGTCAGCTGCTGAAGCGTTCGGTGCGCGCCGCCGCCCTCAACGGCCCCACGCTCTGGAGCGCCACCACCACCGCCGGCCAGATCACCTCGTACAGCCTGCCCGAGGCGAAGACCCTCTCCACGGTCACCATCCCGGGCGCGGGCTGCGTCCCGACCGAGCTGCAGGCGGCGGGCCGCTGGGTGTACTGGGCCTGCGGGACCGCCTCGGCGGGCGTGTACGACACCAAGGCGGGTACGTCGGTCGCCACCACGCCCGGTGACGTGCTGCTCGGCGACGGATTCGCCGTGCGCCACGACCACACCACGGACGAGCTCGTCCTGACGGACGCGACCACCGGCGCCACCCGCGCGATCGCCTCCGGGCTCCCGGACTCCGGTCTGGCCGTCGACCGCCGCTACCGGTGGACGGTGGACGAGTACACGGGCCTGGTCGCCTGGTTCGACCTGCACGAGCGGACGCACGTGGCGACGACCGGGGTGACCCCGTCCACCACAACTGTGTTCGAGACCAAGACCGCCGACGACCTCGTCTGGGCGAAGTCGTCGGACACCGACTCCAAGACGTGGAACGGCAACTGGCTGCTGTCCCGTCCCATCTCCTCCTGGTCCCTCACCTTCACCTCGGTGGAGAGCGGCGAGACCGGCAAGGCCACGCGCACGGTCACCGGCGGAGCAGCCACGGCATGGCTGGCGCCGACCTGGAACGGCAAGGCGACGAACGGGAGTTACTTCCCCAACGGCCGCTTCAAGTGGACCCTCAAGGTGACCGGCCTCGGCAGCACCGCGGCGACCACCTTGACCAGCGGCACGGGAACGGTGTTCGGCGGCTCGGCGGTACGCCACGACTTCAACAGCATCGAAGGCGAACCGGACGGCGTGGGCGACGTCCTCACCCTCAACTCCTCGGGTGGCCTGAGCTACCAACACGGCACCGGCGGCGGCAAGTTCTCCGAGAAGACGACCGGCTCGGGCTGGGCCACCAGCATCAAGGCGGTCCCGTTCGGGGATCTGAGCGGCGATCGTTGCAACGACGTCCTGGTACGGCTGAGCAGTGGGGCCCTGCGCCTCTACAAGCCGGGCTGCGGCAGCGCGGTCAAGCCGACGACCTCGTACACGTCGCTGGGGGCGAGCGGCTGGAACCAGTACGACATCCTCACCTCGCCCGGAGACGTCAGCGGCGACGGTCGTCCCGACCTGATCGCCCGCAACACCTCCACCGGCGCGGTCTACCTGTACAAGGGCACGAGCGCGGGCAAGCTCTCCGCCCGCGTGAAGCTCTACGACAACTGGAAGACGTACAAGAAGATCGTCGGCACCGGCGACCTCAACGGTGACGGCATCGGTGACCTGGTCGCGCAGGACAAGGCCAACAACCTCTACCGCTACTACGGCAAGGGCAACGGCACCTTCGCGGCCCGCGTGAAGGTCTTCGCCAACTGGGGTGGCTCCTACAACGTCATCGTCGGCGTGGGCGACCTCAACCGCGACGGCAAGGCCGACCTGGTCTCGCGTGACACGGCCGGCAACCTCTGGCGCAACTACGGCAACGGCGCAGGGTCGTTCGGAGCCCGCACAAAGATCGCGACGGGTTGGGGCGGATACAAGTCCCTGTCCTGA
- a CDS encoding polysaccharide lyase family 1 protein, whose product MASPSHRRSLRKRRTIVVASAAVAATGLGAVAFVMNANAGAVDLAHQTLPAKDGWAASGSGTTGGSQADSAHVFTVSTRAQLVKALGSSTNSTAKIIQVKGTIDANTDDAGKKLTCADYASGTGYSLAAYLKAYDPATYGTSKLPSGTQESARAAAQAKQAKSVVLKVPANTTIVGVPGTKAGITGGSLQVKSVDNVIIRNLAFSATEDCFPQWDPTDGSTGNWNSAYDSVTLRGATHVWADHNTFTDAPHLDSANPKYYGREYQIHDGALDITNGSDLVTVERNQFTSHDKTMLIGSSDTDSTGKLRVSIHHNVWKGIVQRAPLARIGQIHIYNNYFDTTTLNGYAPLYSINSRAKAQVVAENNYWKLPSGGKAAKLLSGDGTGSVAGGGNLVNGTATDLVAAYNAANSKKLKTTVNWTPALTAGLQTSAKNLPTELATTTGAGILTN is encoded by the coding sequence GTGGCATCCCCCTCCCACCGCCGGTCCCTCCGCAAGCGGCGCACGATCGTCGTAGCCTCCGCCGCCGTCGCGGCGACAGGCCTCGGCGCCGTCGCCTTCGTGATGAACGCGAACGCCGGAGCCGTCGACCTGGCCCACCAGACGCTGCCCGCCAAGGACGGCTGGGCGGCCTCAGGGTCGGGCACGACCGGCGGCTCGCAGGCCGACTCGGCGCACGTGTTCACCGTCAGCACCCGGGCGCAGTTGGTGAAGGCGCTGGGATCCAGCACCAATTCAACGGCGAAGATCATCCAGGTCAAGGGCACGATCGACGCCAACACGGACGACGCCGGCAAGAAGCTGACCTGCGCCGACTACGCCTCCGGTACGGGCTATTCGCTGGCCGCCTACCTCAAGGCGTACGACCCGGCCACCTACGGCACCTCCAAGCTGCCCTCGGGCACGCAGGAGTCCGCCCGCGCCGCCGCCCAGGCCAAGCAGGCGAAGAGCGTCGTCCTCAAGGTGCCGGCCAACACCACCATCGTGGGCGTGCCGGGGACCAAGGCCGGGATCACCGGCGGGAGTCTGCAGGTGAAGAGCGTGGACAACGTCATCATCCGCAACCTCGCCTTCTCCGCCACCGAGGACTGCTTCCCGCAGTGGGACCCGACGGACGGTTCCACCGGCAACTGGAACTCCGCCTACGACTCCGTCACCCTGCGCGGGGCGACCCATGTGTGGGCCGACCACAACACGTTCACCGACGCGCCGCACCTCGACAGCGCCAACCCCAAGTACTACGGCCGGGAGTACCAGATCCACGACGGCGCCCTCGACATCACCAACGGCTCGGATCTGGTGACCGTCGAGCGCAACCAGTTCACCAGTCACGACAAGACCATGCTGATAGGCAGCAGCGACACCGACAGCACCGGCAAGCTGCGCGTCTCGATCCACCACAACGTGTGGAAGGGCATAGTCCAGCGCGCCCCGCTGGCCCGCATCGGCCAGATCCACATCTACAACAACTACTTCGACACGACGACCCTCAACGGCTACGCGCCCCTCTACAGCATCAACTCCCGCGCCAAGGCCCAGGTCGTCGCCGAGAACAACTACTGGAAACTGCCGTCCGGCGGCAAGGCCGCGAAGCTTCTCAGCGGCGACGGCACCGGCTCGGTCGCGGGCGGCGGCAACCTCGTCAACGGCACGGCGACCGACCTCGTCGCCGCGTACAACGCCGCCAACTCGAAGAAGCTGAAGACGACGGTGAACTGGACCCCGGCGCTCACCGCCGGCCTCCAGACCTCCGCGAAGAACCTCCCCACGGAACTGGCGACCACCACCGGCGCCGGGATCCTCACCAACTAG